The following are from one region of the Yoonia sp. R2331 genome:
- a CDS encoding YqaE/Pmp3 family membrane protein, whose translation MDLLRIIIAVILPPLGVFLEVGLTKHFWINILLTLLGYVPGIVHAVYVIARK comes from the coding sequence ATGGACCTGCTGCGCATCATCATCGCCGTTATTCTTCCGCCGCTTGGCGTATTTCTAGAGGTGGGGCTGACAAAACACTTTTGGATCAACATCTTGCTGACTTTGCTCGGTTATGTTCCGGGCATTGTTCACGCCGTCTATGTCATCGCCCGCAAGTAG
- a CDS encoding DUF3619 family protein, with amino-acid sequence MSNLKSISEEVEASRDRLTQTLGDLSDTVDPQAVSQGMMQTANTVSTDLAEKGWNLLRENPAGGLLAAIGVALMASGPRPRPAISPEPVLQPAEEAMQGFDDRVAAADAELKADMTGRYQDMPSASRLRKTLDAGLDQLPKPAKRRVVAARKSALAAQEAVEKRAKRVARQTSGFIHEQPLTAGAIALGFGVLAGTLLPRTRREDAALGAQRDALMADARDVLEEELLKAKARGEELLSANRSQPENAALHS; translated from the coding sequence ATGTCTAATCTGAAATCAATTTCCGAAGAGGTCGAAGCGTCACGCGACCGACTGACCCAAACACTCGGCGATCTGTCCGACACCGTCGACCCACAGGCTGTGTCTCAGGGCATGATGCAAACGGCAAACACGGTCAGCACCGACCTAGCCGAAAAAGGGTGGAACTTGCTGCGTGAAAATCCGGCGGGCGGTCTGCTGGCTGCAATCGGCGTCGCCTTGATGGCATCCGGTCCACGCCCACGTCCGGCAATTTCCCCGGAACCGGTTTTGCAACCGGCAGAGGAGGCGATGCAAGGTTTCGACGACCGCGTTGCAGCCGCGGATGCCGAACTGAAGGCTGACATGACCGGTCGTTATCAGGATATGCCGTCCGCCTCGCGGTTGCGCAAAACCTTGGATGCTGGCCTTGACCAATTGCCAAAACCGGCCAAGCGTCGCGTCGTTGCCGCCCGCAAATCCGCCCTTGCCGCTCAGGAAGCGGTCGAAAAGCGGGCCAAGCGGGTTGCGCGCCAGACAAGCGGGTTCATCCACGAGCAGCCATTGACTGCAGGTGCAATCGCCCTTGGCTTTGGGGTTTTGGCCGGCACGCTGTTGCCTCGAACGCGCCGCGAAGACGCAGCCTTGGGCGCACAACGCGATGCGTTGATGGCGGATGCGCGCGATGTCCTTGAAGAAGAACTCTTGAAGGCCAAGGCACGCGGCGAAGAACTGCTGTCGGCCAACCGGTCGCAGCCCGAAAACGCGGCCCTTCACAGTTGA
- a CDS encoding CsbD family protein: protein MNWEQIKGNWTQAKGQLRERYGELTDDEMEEAKGERDQLVGLITSKYGKAKLEVEKELDAMFNGS from the coding sequence ATGAATTGGGAGCAAATCAAAGGCAATTGGACACAGGCCAAAGGCCAACTGCGCGAACGCTATGGCGAGTTGACCGATGACGAAATGGAAGAAGCAAAAGGTGAGCGTGATCAGCTCGTCGGACTGATTACCAGCAAGTATGGCAAGGCCAAGCTGGAAGTCGAAAAGGAACTTGATGCCATGTTCAACGGGAGCTGA
- a CDS encoding phage holin family protein, whose amino-acid sequence MAKHPLQDTPSLLVESFRQFSSLVQGELKLARAEMSHIVSRAGVGLFLIALAMLLALVALNVLATAAVAQVAALGLSVGLAALSVGALLLFAAVGFALAGRSRLSASALTPDVTAESVRKDIQKIREASHV is encoded by the coding sequence ATGGCTAAACATCCGTTGCAAGACACACCGTCACTTTTGGTTGAAAGCTTCCGTCAGTTTTCGTCGCTCGTTCAGGGTGAATTGAAACTGGCGCGCGCTGAGATGTCGCACATCGTCAGCCGTGCCGGCGTCGGCTTATTTTTGATTGCCTTGGCGATGCTGCTGGCACTGGTCGCGCTGAACGTTCTGGCAACAGCTGCGGTCGCACAGGTCGCGGCACTTGGTTTGTCGGTTGGACTGGCCGCCCTGTCCGTCGGGGCATTGCTGCTGTTCGCAGCTGTCGGTTTTGCGCTTGCTGGCCGGTCACGTCTGAGCGCAAGCGCGCTGACGCCTGATGTGACGGCTGAAAGCGTGCGCAAGGATATCCAAAAAATTCGGGAGGCTTCCCATGTCTAA
- a CDS encoding DUF4112 domain-containing protein, giving the protein MPADLATYEKWANALARMALNTACDLAIGTIPIVGDVFDVAFKSHRKNVDILSREVSRLDTLPMGAPSV; this is encoded by the coding sequence ATGCCCGCAGATCTTGCGACATATGAAAAGTGGGCGAACGCGCTCGCCCGCATGGCGTTGAATACGGCTTGTGATCTGGCGATTGGCACCATTCCCATCGTCGGCGATGTCTTTGATGTGGCGTTCAAAAGCCATCGCAAGAACGTTGATATTCTGAGCCGCGAGGTTTCGCGCCTCGACACTTTACCGATGGGCGCACCATCGGTCTGA